One stretch of Bacteroidota bacterium DNA includes these proteins:
- a CDS encoding nucleoside hydrolase, with product MNLQRKFFNSYPGLIQATAKYLLIFLVLFLPKSLSIGQSVPRIPVIIDTDCGADDLRAFCLLTALHEIDILAVTTSDGALNPQDGYEKVYRLLQATEHANVPVGIGPNSKLKAPAWRNYCKSLNWELRAAPAPIPQNKIKASDLIVKCLSSNSEPVTLLCLGPLTNLADAVKSHPELIQKISRIIWYNETLSPLSGINYERDQSSADFLLKKDIKFEFISNINAPLARYDKVLSDNMGTIENKYAHIAENTIFHADHPQTIADELIPVYLWYPEFFDMQIDMLNPLHSIVKNLNFDGIREKIPLILAQKYVVEKNITFESFPDQPELYKYDVRQYMNKIIQYFGKEEWRVCVLTNEIHGHLGVYSIVGAKMGLKARELLNTDVDRLEVLSFAGHKPPMGCMNDGLQVSTGATLGLGMIHISDDSIIRPEAIFTYKGKKIRLRLKDEYNKQVDADINKGILEYGNLTDGYWKLIRILSLKYWAEWNRNDMFIVEPLN from the coding sequence ATGAATTTGCAAAGAAAATTTTTTAATTCATACCCGGGTTTAATCCAGGCAACTGCTAAGTATCTGTTAATTTTTCTTGTTCTTTTCCTGCCGAAAAGCCTGAGCATTGGCCAATCAGTACCCAGGATCCCGGTTATCATCGACACAGATTGCGGTGCCGATGACCTGCGCGCTTTTTGCCTGCTTACGGCCCTTCACGAAATTGATATTCTAGCTGTGACCACATCCGATGGTGCACTAAATCCACAGGATGGTTATGAAAAAGTATACAGGTTACTTCAAGCTACAGAGCATGCCAATGTACCTGTAGGCATAGGCCCAAACAGTAAACTTAAGGCACCGGCATGGAGGAATTATTGCAAAAGTCTCAACTGGGAACTCCGGGCTGCCCCCGCTCCCATTCCTCAAAATAAAATAAAAGCTTCCGATCTTATCGTGAAATGTTTAAGTTCAAATTCCGAACCTGTTACTTTATTATGCCTGGGGCCATTGACAAACCTGGCCGATGCTGTAAAATCACATCCCGAACTGATTCAAAAAATCAGCAGGATAATCTGGTATAACGAAACCCTGTCGCCTTTGTCCGGGATTAATTATGAACGTGATCAGTCGTCTGCAGATTTCCTCTTAAAAAAGGACATAAAATTCGAGTTTATCTCAAACATAAATGCCCCCCTGGCCAGATACGACAAAGTGCTATCAGATAATATGGGTACCATTGAAAATAAATATGCCCATATTGCTGAAAATACCATTTTTCATGCAGATCATCCGCAAACCATCGCCGACGAGCTTATTCCTGTCTATCTCTGGTATCCCGAATTTTTTGATATGCAGATTGATATGCTCAACCCTTTGCACAGCATTGTGAAAAATCTGAATTTTGACGGCATACGCGAAAAAATCCCCTTGATCCTTGCTCAAAAATATGTGGTAGAAAAAAATATCACCTTTGAATCCTTTCCGGACCAGCCTGAACTCTATAAATATGACGTGCGGCAATATATGAATAAAATCATCCAGTACTTTGGTAAAGAAGAATGGAGGGTTTGTGTGCTGACCAATGAAATTCATGGCCATTTGGGCGTTTATTCCATCGTGGGTGCCAAAATGGGATTAAAGGCCCGTGAACTCCTCAATACCGATGTTGACAGGCTGGAAGTCCTCTCATTTGCCGGGCATAAACCTCCCATGGGGTGCATGAACGACGGCCTGCAGGTAAGCACAGGCGCCACCCTCGGACTGGGCATGATTCATATTTCCGATGATTCAATCATCCGGCCTGAAGCCATTTTTACCTATAAAGGAAAGAAAATAAGGCTTCGCCTGAAAGACGAATACAACAAGCAGGTTGATGCCGATATCAACAAGGGAATTCTGGAATATGGCAATTTAACTGATGGTTACTGGAAACTGATCCGCATATTATCGCTTAAATATTGGGCAGAGTGGAACAGAAATGATATGTTTATTGTCGAACCGCTTAATTGA
- the cdaA gene encoding diadenylate cyclase CdaA: protein MIVAFITIRFLDVIDILLVALLLYGFYRLIKGTAAINIFIGIFSVYLLWLIVKALNMQLLSSILGQIIGVGVIALIVLFQQEIRRFLLILGSRSMKKKNFSLEHIFSLNIERETAVQINSIVKACSDMSQSRTGALIVIARESKLFMYSETGDIINANTTSRMLESIFFKNNPLHDGAAIIINDKIYAAHCIMPLSENMELPPHLGLRHRAALGISEHTDAFVVVVSEETGKISVAEAGHLKSGINPVQLNNILKEKLTY, encoded by the coding sequence ATGATTGTAGCTTTTATCACCATACGTTTTTTAGATGTCATTGATATTTTACTGGTCGCCTTACTTTTATATGGATTTTACCGGTTAATAAAAGGAACGGCAGCCATCAATATTTTTATCGGAATTTTCTCGGTTTATTTACTTTGGCTGATCGTTAAGGCGCTGAACATGCAACTGCTCAGCTCGATATTGGGGCAGATTATCGGAGTGGGCGTCATTGCTTTAATTGTCTTGTTTCAGCAGGAAATCAGGAGATTTCTTCTAATCCTTGGCTCACGTTCAATGAAAAAGAAAAATTTTTCGTTGGAGCATATCTTCTCTTTAAATATCGAAAGGGAAACAGCAGTCCAAATCAACTCCATTGTAAAAGCCTGCAGTGATATGTCCCAGTCCAGAACCGGCGCTCTGATTGTTATTGCCCGCGAATCAAAACTTTTTATGTATTCTGAAACCGGGGACATCATCAACGCCAATACCACCAGCCGTATGCTTGAAAGTATTTTTTTCAAGAACAATCCCTTGCATGACGGGGCAGCAATTATAATCAATGATAAAATTTATGCTGCCCATTGCATCATGCCCCTGTCCGAAAACATGGAACTTCCTCCCCATCTGGGTTTGAGGCACAGAGCAGCCCTGGGAATCTCTGAACATACAGATGCCTTTGTAGTTGTGGTTTCCGAAGAAACAGGCAAAATATCGGTTGCTGAAGCCGGTCACCTGAAAAGCGGAATTAATCCGGTTCAGTTGAATAACATACTAAAAGAAAAATTAACTTATTAA
- the folP gene encoding dihydropteroate synthase, with protein MDKDTFFSKKHSINCRGKLLDLSKPVVMGILNVTPDSFYDGGKYTQPEAITARAGQIIAEGGKIIDMGAYSTRPGAPEVSEEEEEKRLFPALEIVRKRFPDIPVSIDTYRASIAQKAVSEFEADIINDISGGTMDPDMFKTIAGLKVPYILMHIKGEPNNMQKNPVYGNLMEEILKFFSEKISTLKLMGVSDIIIDPGFGFGKTLDHNYELLHKMEDFKIFELPILVGVSRKSMIYKLLQSSPDQALNGTTIINTLALLKGANILRVHDVKEATESIKILEEYNKFTD; from the coding sequence GTGGATAAAGATACATTTTTTTCTAAAAAACATTCTATTAACTGCCGGGGCAAATTGCTGGATTTATCTAAGCCTGTTGTAATGGGAATATTAAATGTGACCCCTGATTCATTTTACGATGGAGGGAAATATACCCAACCGGAGGCCATAACAGCCAGAGCCGGACAAATTATTGCGGAAGGAGGAAAAATTATTGATATGGGCGCTTATTCGACAAGGCCCGGAGCTCCCGAGGTTTCTGAAGAAGAAGAAGAGAAACGCCTGTTCCCTGCCCTGGAAATTGTCCGCAAACGTTTCCCGGACATTCCTGTTTCCATTGATACTTACAGGGCTTCAATAGCTCAAAAAGCCGTTTCTGAATTTGAAGCGGATATCATTAATGATATCTCCGGGGGAACTATGGATCCGGATATGTTTAAAACCATTGCCGGTCTCAAAGTTCCTTATATACTGATGCATATCAAGGGTGAACCCAACAATATGCAGAAAAATCCGGTCTACGGAAACCTGATGGAGGAAATCCTGAAATTCTTTTCAGAAAAAATATCTACCCTGAAACTGATGGGCGTTTCCGATATTATTATAGATCCCGGATTTGGTTTTGGAAAAACCCTGGACCACAATTATGAACTGCTTCATAAAATGGAGGATTTCAAAATTTTCGAACTTCCCATTCTTGTAGGAGTGTCGAGAAAATCAATGATTTACAAACTACTACAATCCTCTCCGGATCAGGCATTGAACGGGACTACGATAATCAACACCCTGGCTTTATTAAAAGGAGCAAATATCCTCAGGGTTCATGATGTAAAAGAAGCAACAGAAAGTATTAAAATATTAGAAGAATACAATAAATTTACAGATTAA
- the tmk gene encoding dTMP kinase — protein sequence MNFFVIEGLDASGKSTQIRLLQQYLQDENIPFKYLHFPRTDSDLIGELIAKFLRGELGNIDSVNPYLVALIYALDRQEASSTLKSWLDQKYFVLVDRYVYSNIAFQCAKIENPDEREKLQKWILQLEFDFYKIPRPDLNIFLDVPFNFVAGKLTGQRTGDDRNYLNGRSDIHEQDLNFQRKVREQYLALEGKLESYKVLNCSDEQGKMLQAEKIFEKLLKCLRENHFF from the coding sequence ATGAATTTTTTTGTCATCGAAGGATTAGATGCATCAGGTAAATCGACTCAGATTAGATTGTTACAGCAATACCTGCAAGACGAAAATATACCTTTTAAATATTTACACTTTCCGCGCACTGATTCCGATCTTATTGGTGAACTGATAGCCAAATTCCTGCGGGGCGAGTTGGGCAACATCGACTCTGTTAATCCTTACCTGGTTGCCTTAATTTATGCCCTGGACCGGCAGGAGGCAAGTAGTACCCTAAAATCTTGGCTGGACCAGAAATATTTTGTGCTTGTCGACCGTTATGTTTATTCGAACATTGCTTTTCAATGTGCAAAAATTGAAAATCCTGATGAAAGAGAAAAACTCCAGAAGTGGATCCTTCAGTTGGAGTTTGATTTTTATAAGATTCCAAGGCCAGACTTAAATATTTTTCTGGATGTGCCTTTTAATTTTGTTGCCGGTAAGTTAACCGGACAGCGTACGGGTGATGACCGGAATTATTTGAATGGAAGAAGTGATATTCATGAGCAGGATCTTAATTTTCAGAGGAAAGTAAGGGAACAATATCTTGCTTTGGAAGGAAAGTTGGAAAGTTATAAGGTTTTAAACTGTAGCGATGAACAGGGGAAAATGCTTCAGGCTGAAAAAATATTTGAGAAATTGTTGAAATGTTTAAGGGAAAATCATTTTTTTTGA
- a CDS encoding DoxX family protein, with product MNTVRKIARIIVGMVFIFSGFVKLIDPLGSAYKFSDYFAAFGMSFLQPLAFPFAVMMCIAEFAMGACLFMGIKMKLTSTLVLIFMSFFTPLTLILALFNPVTDCGCFGDAIKLTNWQTFYKNLVLLALIIFIFSNRKKYSPFSTNVVEFSMIILFCMIGLGLMTYSYFHLPLVDFRPYHTGVNIPQKMTIPAGMPRDEYKTLLYYSKNGKIVEFTEDNYPWQDTTWKWVDTRSVLVKEGYKPPIHDFNIVSLQGNDITDVVLNSQGYNFLLIAHDLNKANVAALKKANELALFCMQNHIGFYCLTSTGKKDIQNIRQHYQLDYDFYIADETTLKTIVRSNPGLLLLKEGTIIGKWHFKDFPDPKFLNKNFMSSQIEEFTRRNEQLTAVCLGLGFLLLMSIIALVLKKKKIVI from the coding sequence ATGAATACAGTCAGAAAGATAGCAAGGATTATAGTGGGCATGGTATTTATTTTTTCTGGATTTGTAAAACTTATTGATCCCCTGGGTTCTGCTTATAAGTTTTCTGATTATTTCGCAGCTTTTGGAATGAGTTTTCTTCAACCTTTGGCTTTCCCCTTTGCCGTGATGATGTGTATCGCCGAGTTTGCCATGGGGGCCTGCCTGTTTATGGGAATAAAAATGAAGTTGACTTCAACGCTGGTGCTGATTTTTATGTCTTTTTTTACTCCCCTTACCTTGATTCTTGCTTTATTCAACCCCGTAACCGATTGCGGGTGTTTTGGGGATGCCATTAAGCTTACGAACTGGCAAACTTTTTATAAAAATCTGGTCCTGCTTGCATTGATTATTTTTATTTTTTCAAACCGGAAAAAATATTCTCCCTTTTCGACCAATGTGGTTGAATTTTCCATGATCATTTTGTTTTGTATGATTGGATTGGGGTTGATGACTTACAGCTACTTCCATTTACCCCTGGTTGATTTCAGACCCTATCATACTGGAGTAAATATTCCTCAAAAGATGACCATTCCTGCCGGAATGCCCAGAGATGAATACAAAACATTGCTTTATTATTCGAAAAATGGTAAAATTGTTGAATTTACGGAAGATAACTATCCCTGGCAGGATACGACTTGGAAATGGGTGGATACACGTTCTGTATTGGTTAAGGAAGGCTATAAACCTCCCATTCACGATTTTAATATTGTTTCACTTCAGGGAAATGATATTACTGACGTTGTCCTGAATAGTCAGGGATATAATTTCCTTCTTATTGCCCACGATCTGAACAAAGCAAATGTTGCTGCCTTAAAAAAAGCCAATGAACTTGCCCTTTTCTGCATGCAAAATCATATAGGTTTCTATTGCCTTACTTCAACCGGGAAAAAGGATATACAAAATATCCGTCAACATTATCAACTGGATTATGATTTTTATATCGCTGATGAAACGACGCTTAAAACTATTGTCCGCTCAAATCCCGGGCTTTTACTTCTTAAGGAAGGAACTATAATCGGCAAATGGCATTTTAAAGATTTTCCGGATCCTAAATTTCTTAATAAAAATTTTATGTCCAGTCAAATTGAGGAATTTACCCGTAGAAATGAACAATTAACTGCAGTTTGTCTTGGACTTGGTTTCCTTTTGCTCATGAGTATTATTGCTTTGGTATTAAAGAAGAAGAAAATTGTGATTTAA
- a CDS encoding outer membrane protein transport protein, with product MKSKILLITLLFLGIESLVYSQNETDALRYSRTMFGGTARFQGMGGAFGALGGDFSTLSYNPAGIAIYRSSEFAFTPSFQQDNTSSTYLKTNRDDFKYKLNLNNIGYVATFNADRNSGWLGCNLGIGYNRFNTFNQNVVIEGNNDHSSMSDYFMDNANGTAPENLNSYWERLAFDTYVIDTIPGETNQYQTPVFYPVKQRKTISTKGSTGEWTFSFGANYNNVLYLGATFGIDKINYEENVAYSEDDYKNVSPNFDYFDFKQYVETTGTGYTFKLGAIVKPTDFLRLGLALHLPTFYDMKDEYDNNMASNLTGGKTVYPTDKDGNLLDKGSYDYSLTTPMRTIGSIALQIQKVAMLSLDCEYVDYTKMRLRDGGDGYDFGAENDNIKNMYKATANLHAGAEVKFGALALRGGYSYYGSPYKSDQLNKNSDYSVASAGFGIRQEKFFIDAAYNYGWNTEKGFLYNNSTLTNNDAFSSKLTTNKFIVTIGFRF from the coding sequence ATGAAAAGTAAAATATTATTGATAACCTTATTGTTTTTGGGAATAGAATCACTGGTTTATTCACAAAATGAAACAGATGCCTTACGCTATTCGCGGACTATGTTCGGCGGAACAGCCAGGTTTCAGGGAATGGGCGGCGCTTTTGGCGCTTTGGGTGGTGATTTTTCAACCTTGAGTTATAATCCTGCCGGTATTGCCATTTACCGTAGCTCAGAATTTGCTTTTACCCCTTCTTTTCAACAGGATAATACCAGTTCTACTTATTTGAAAACCAACAGAGATGATTTTAAGTATAAACTGAACCTGAATAATATTGGTTATGTGGCTACTTTTAATGCTGACCGCAATTCGGGTTGGCTGGGATGCAATTTGGGTATAGGTTATAACCGCTTTAATACCTTTAATCAGAATGTTGTAATTGAAGGCAATAACGATCACAGTTCAATGTCTGATTATTTTATGGATAATGCCAACGGTACTGCCCCTGAGAATCTGAATTCCTATTGGGAACGTTTGGCATTTGACACTTATGTGATTGATACTATTCCCGGTGAAACAAATCAATATCAAACTCCTGTCTTTTATCCTGTAAAGCAGCGTAAAACAATTTCAACCAAGGGAAGTACCGGAGAATGGACTTTTTCTTTCGGTGCCAATTACAATAATGTGCTTTATCTGGGGGCTACTTTTGGAATTGATAAGATTAATTACGAAGAAAATGTGGCATATTCCGAAGATGATTACAAGAATGTAAGTCCAAATTTTGATTATTTCGATTTTAAGCAATATGTTGAAACTACGGGTACCGGATATACATTTAAATTAGGGGCAATTGTCAAACCGACTGATTTTCTGCGTCTGGGTTTGGCCTTGCATCTCCCTACTTTTTATGATATGAAGGATGAATATGACAATAATATGGCATCAAATCTTACTGGCGGAAAAACGGTTTATCCAACGGATAAGGATGGGAACCTTCTTGACAAGGGTTCTTATGATTATTCACTCACCACACCGATGAGAACCATTGGAAGCATTGCTTTACAAATCCAGAAGGTGGCCATGTTGAGTTTAGATTGCGAATATGTCGATTATACCAAAATGAGGCTGAGAGATGGAGGAGATGGTTATGATTTTGGAGCAGAAAACGACAATATTAAAAATATGTATAAAGCGACTGCCAATCTTCATGCCGGGGCTGAAGTTAAGTTCGGGGCTCTTGCATTACGCGGTGGTTATTCATATTATGGAAGCCCTTATAAATCCGATCAGCTGAATAAGAATTCGGATTATTCTGTTGCTTCCGCAGGCTTTGGAATAAGGCAGGAGAAGTTTTTTATTGATGCTGCCTATAATTATGGTTGGAATACTGAAAAAGGATTTTTATATAATAATTCAACACTTACTAATAATGATGCATTTAGTAGTAAGCTGACAACGAACAAGTTTATAGTTACCATAGGTTTTAGATTTTAA